The following DNA comes from Peromyscus leucopus breed LL Stock chromosome 2, UCI_PerLeu_2.1, whole genome shotgun sequence.
ttttttttttttaaaaaaagccaatcACAGAGCTACAGCATTTGGTGATTTGAAGTTCACCCTGCTGGATTTTAGTCTTGCTTTAGTCCAACATTTCCTTGATGTCTCCACATTCCAACACTTTTTCAGTGAGTTTGTTTACTCTGTGCCATTGTGTGTTGTAACTTCATAACTTTCTTTGATTTTACAGGGTCTCACATCCAAAGGATTGTCTTGAATCTCAATAGAGACAGATTTTTCACTTTTGAACAGTGATGAGATTGTTAAGACTCTGGGGATTTTTAAAGCTGaactaaatgtatttttcattctttgatggacatgagcctttggggactgGAGATGTAATGTTTTGGTTTAAATGTGGAATGTCCCCCACATATTGATGACTTGGGGGCTTGTTCCCATCATGTGGCCCTATTTTAAAGGCTGGGTGgaatttaggaggctgaggtcaCTAAGAGAAGGAACTTGAAGATGAAGTCCACCTCTGGTTCTGCCTGCTTTCTCTAATTCTTGGCCTACCATGAGACATCTCTACAACATGCTTCCAACCTCTGTGAACTCCACCATGCCTGCCCCACCATGATGTACTGAAATCCCTCCAAACACATGAAGCCAAATAAATGGTCCTGAGTTGTTGTGCCAGTGTTCTTTCAGAGCAATACAAAAGTAGCTAATGGCTAGGACTTCTCCTACTTCATTATCTCAATTAATTCCCCCACCCCAAGTGCAAGGCACCATTCCCAGTGCTTCATTGTTTTGAGTCAATTTACCCTGATGCTGCAAAGCAATACTGTGGCCATGCTCATTTCTTGGACATGGAAGGGGATAGCCAAGGTGTCACCATCACACAACAAATGGGAACACAGGGTGTGAGATCAACTGTCTGGGTCCAGTGTCCTCCAGCTGAATCCCATGTCCAGATGGCACCCACCTTATGACACCTTGTACACCTCATTGGATTTGGAGCCCATTCCTCCTCCTGAACAGATTGCACTCTGTCCACATCATTCTCCCTATGGCCATCATTGTCATTCTAGTACTTTAAACTATATTTAACCAAGTGAAGTTTGAcaactttggttttgttttgttttttaattggctTTTGTTCTTGCTTCCTAAAGGAAAGCAAACAGAGAGCCTGTTGTTGAAATTTAACTGACCATAAGTTCTTTGTGGTATTTTTTTCACCTTCTTTCAAGAATTTTtgcttaaataaaaatgtaattcattAGTAAGCAGGGGACAAAGAAATGCTGCTATGAGAATGGGCTGGGAAGATGCTCAAAGAGGAGGCAGATCAGAATGATGTGAGTGGAAAGGAGGTGAGAGCTGGGGacaaaaaaaagactttttttgaaGCCCCAATTTTCAACAGCTTCAAAAAAGGAGTTATCAATAGGATCTTACTATCAGGttttggtgggcaaccaagaTTAATAGCAATAGCTTGCATTATTTTTGGGGACCCTGGGACacccttgaccaacaactcaggGAAGAATCCCATTTTATGCAAttcacaaagaattaatgaaaagacTATATTCTTTAAAGGGGGGAGTATAGACAACCCTGCTGTATGAGCAGACAAGCCAGCTGGGCTGTTCTTTCCATCACCTTCTGAAGTAACTTTCTGTACAGTGTGGTCATAAGGGACCCCTATGACCTTCACTTCTGCTGTTCACATCACCGTGTAACTCCCTTGTGAGGCCAGGACCTTGCTTGTACATGAGAATGGAAAAGACAACAGCATCCATATCTTTACATGGCCATCATCCCTTCACACACATTTGTATGGCCAATTCATTCCGGTCTGTCTCTGTGTTGCTAGATCTAAGGAAGAAAGTGGCTGTTTGGATAATGTCACACAAAAGATAGTATATGTCAATATAAAAGGTGAGGGTGACAAGTTCTGATCAAGAGCAAACAATTAATGTTGTCAGTCTACAACCTGAGGGGACTGAATTCTGCCTTACAACTGGACTGGACATGGATAGAGATCCATCTCAGTCAAGGCTTACAAGAGATGACAACCCACTACCTTATGACAGCCGTGCTGGTGTCATAATCCCAAAACTCAGCCAACCCATTTCAAAATCCTGACCTATGGAACTCATGACATAATGAATCTGTATTATGAAGCAACACATTTATGTTGGCAttgttataaagaaataaatggcaCACCTTCCATCAAAGCTAGGGACACATAACCTGTGAATTAAAGTATCTGCTGTGCTTCCAGCATCTCAGCTCCATTCTGTGTGCTGATACTATCCCTAATTACAAGGAATCAGGACACAGACATCACCTCATTCCTCCATCATTCACATTTGAGGGTACTGCAACCAACACAGGGAAGGTTTGCATAAAAGACAGATCCAGCGACTTTATTAATGCAGTATTTTAGACAGAAGTAGGTTTTGGGCTAATTATAATGGGGCTAATTTACAAAACATGGAcccattaaacaacaacaatctTACTGTGAAAGACTCCCAATATACAGTGGAGAGGATTCCTTCAAATTCCCTCTCAAAAGAGAGAGTGGTGTTGACTAAGCAAGGACAGGGACCCTTGTAAGACTGGGAATAACATGTGAGCTTGCCACCTTCCTCACCTGGGGACACACTTTCCCTACAGCAGGTGGCCTCCAGCACTCATATCATAGCTGTGGGTCTGAGGATACGTCTCATGGTAGGCTGGGATCTGAGTTAGGAGTTCCACTGAAAAATGTGATTCCAGGGGAAAATTCACCCAATGCTCTTCCATCTCCTTTACTCCTCCCTCATTGTCTTTCCATCCATCTCTGTTTCTTGAATGTTCCCACTGTTGTCATCCCATATTTCAGCAGAGAGGTCATCTTATTGGGAGGGCATCTATGAAACTACATTTCTCAGAACAGACAGAGGCAGTGCAAGTGACACTGTAACTTCGGCCTCAGGAAAAAAGAGTAACAAGAAAGACCCTTTCTCTATGCTGCTGTGGATGAttaactgataaataaaacactgattggccagtagccaggcaggaagtataggtgggactaacagagaggaaaattgagagaagaggaaggcaggagagagactgagagccgccaccaggacaaggaagatgtaaggtgctggtaagccacgaaccacgtggcaaagtatagattaacagaaatgtgctgagtagaagagtaagagctagacaatggtagtcctgagctaatggctgagcagtttaaataatataagcatctatatgtttattttataagtgggcttggcgggacccagagagaaaaactctctagctacactATGCCATCATGGATATGGGTTCAGCAGTGACAATGtgaccagaagatggcatttatTCTACACAACCTCTAGGTTAAGGCTTTtggaaaatttgaaagacatctCTTTCCACTTTGACATTTGTTTCAAGTGAAGGAAGCAGTAGAGAGTGTTGCTAGTTGCAACACTGGACGCTATTGGTTCTGGAAAGAAACACGGAGACTGGTCTTTCTTGAATACGAAGCCAACAGTTCTTATTTCCACCTAGTCTTTCCATCTTGGATCATGAATGGCTTTAGTATCTCcttactcaataaaataaaaccaggaaaagCCCCAGAACAACTCTTACCTTGTTCCATACTCAAAGTCCAGAGTGACTATCATATGCCCTTTATATAAGTGATGACAGCATTTACAGTTTTCATGGAgcaggggaaagagaaagggtgCTTATCAAAAAAAAGGATGCATCCGTGAAAGCCATCCTCCACATGGTACCAGGTCACAGGGACACCCTGGTCTTCTAAGCGCTTCTTGTAGAGCAAGGCATCATCACGGAGGGGATCATTCTCACAGCTCACCAGGAATGCCTGGGGAAGCTGAGCAATGACCTTGTCATCTACTAGGAGAGGTGAAATTTCTGGATCCAAAACCTGTTTGGTTTCCAGATAGGCAGCCTCATTGAAAGGACCTGAAAACTCAGGCAGGAGGCTTTTGCTCTTGAACCTTCTGGGGATGTTATCagaactgagccatttcctgtACTTCTTCCAGGTGTCTAGGGGAATACAAGTACCATTAAATACGGCATCTTTCCAAGATAAGTCAATGTCCAGGTATTTACACAGAGCCATCCTGATTATGTCTTTGGTGAGGAATGGGACATTTTGGTTCTGCTGATATGATGGTAATTGGAAATTGATGACCTGTGTAATTGGAGTAATAAGCACCTGAGCACAGATCTGGGGGAGACTTGGGAGACTGAGCAAGGCCTGGGTGACAATGGTCACAACACCACCCCCAATACTTTCTCCACAAACTACCACCCGGGAGGGGTCTACTCCATAGGTTGTCAGGCCCTTCATGAAGTGAATGGAGGCATTCACGCAATCCTCAGTAACAGAAGGATGGTGGTGGTCAGGAAGCTTGCGATACctgagaagaaacaaacaagcacaatGCAGTGATGCACGCATGGGTCACTGGAGGCCACTTAAATAGAATCCTCTACTCTCATAGGGAAAAGAACTTGATTCAATCCTCAGAATGATCCTAGCAAGTAAAAATGGCTGGCCTCGTTTTTCCTCTATGGACATGAGGAACCTGCCAGAGTCAGGGAGGCCAGGATTCTCCATTCCAACCCACATTTTGCTTCCCATAGATGAGTGAGCCCTGCAAAGGATCAGCCAAGCTCAAAGCTGTTGCTTTAGGAAACAGGACAACCAACAAAGACCCAGAGAAGGTGATTGGAGCTCTGTGGTTCCACTGAGACAGGTTAAGAGTTTTGGCTCTCCCAGATGTCTCAGGCATCCATTGAACATTGCCAAAACCATTgctctttaaattttatgttaatgTCATATTAATAACATAAGGTCTTGATGTAAGTGTACCTTCTAATGTTAATTTTCCTGGAAATAAATAGAAGTGTTAGGGGATGGGGCAACTGGACTCAATAATTGAGAGTTCTTAGACTCTTTTCCAATGCCCTGGATGATTTGGCAGAAGAACTACAGAAGGTCTAGAGGCAAGAGAGCATTATGTGGTGACAACAATGGTGGCAGAGGCACAAAGACCACTGGGCACCTAGGCAGTGGGAATCCCTGGCCTCTGGAAGCAGTCAGAAGCCTTAACACAGGAAATGCAAAGTGACCTTGATGGCATGGCATCTGAGGCCAAGCTTCAAGAATGGGAGCAGAGAACAGAAGCAAGGACACGTTggcaacaacagcagcaagagGCAACAGCAGGCAGTAGAGGAGCCAGGGGCAGCAGTGGCCACAGCCTGTGGAATGAAAACACAGAAGCACTCACTGCTGCCTTAAGCactgggggggtggtggtggtggagtgttAGACACTCTAGCCTGGGAACTGAAGCACAGGTGGTGTCGGGGCCTGGGGGGTCCTGacttcacaaatacacacaggggCTGTTAACACTCAACACCATTGAGTTAAAGGTCCACTTACTAGAAGCATACATAAGGACAGTGGCCCCCGAGGTGGCAGCTTCTCTGGCTCTTAGTTCTCTGTTGCTACCATTCACTTCAGAAGCCATGGGCTATGAAGCCATAAAGGACCAGTTAGAAGAGTTCCTCACTCCCCTCAATTTCCCCCTGGTGGAAGAAAGGGACTCCAGGGAGATAACTGATACCACCACTTCCTGTCAAGAGAGATTTAGAGACTTCATTTAGAGTCAGGAAACCTTGCTTCCAGGAAAGGAAGGtcagaaaggggagagaaaaggaggaaagggtgcTGCAAGCTGTAGGAAaacgtaatggaattcagctgctatcacaaaagctactactggacaagtcaaggacttctccaaaggtccagccatggcttaagaagtcttagtgatattttagcttttgtatatatattagctggttcctaaaatgattttcttgtgtgcttccaagaacgtCTTACAGTGTATTtatgcctatcaagcatccaaggccaaatgaaacaacacctgtctcctaggtcaggagggTAGCTTTATTTCTTATGCAATTTAGGGTGAAACCCTCCTTCCTTACAAATAGACTCCTAATTtgttacctaaccacttctaggaatgtagattgagcacataaattcccttcttgataTACTAACCAATTATTAGCTCTCTATTGATTCCCTCATTTACCACTCCCCTttcaggttgtaaaagaaagcctggtggtcactgcctgaggaaaattcttacctgcctttatgactccataagaattcaagcctggtgaccttgctctgtgagaggattgctattgcctgggtttataactggattcctgagaactgAGAGAGAACTTGGAgaatgaggagacagagaagagaaaagataatggaagaactagatgggtaagaactggagaggaatgagctgagatggggaagaactagattgaagggctagaagagagtactagaggaatgaaatgggagaggagaaagagccagatgggaaagaacaagatgagaaagaaggagatgaggaagtagctaagatgggaaagaactagatggatgagaacctagatggaaCAGAActaagacgagagaattaagatagaacttagaggggacagcagattaatgtagagagaaatcaagcaagaaaggagctaggcatgagagcagaatagaggCTGTGTAGAAacagaactgacacagaataataaagtgtatggactaaggagtttcgtgtatgtagattcatttcttttcatcaaagattaaattatcagctggttttagattcttcccggaccctgggaagGGActgttgaggggctggaccccataGTCAGCGATTAAAGGGGAGTTAGGGGGAGGGACAAGGAGGACTGGGTAACGAGGTGCTAAAGATAGAGGGAGGATTGAGTAAGAGGGAAGCTAAGGATAGGTGGCTGGCAGTTCAGCAGCTTATCTCACAGCAGCCCTCTAGAAGTCCCAAGCCTCTTCTCTAGCAGAGCATCTCCACTCGCCATTCTAGAAGAGCTTCTCTGGACCATGAGTCAGAACTCTGTAAGTATCTAGAATGCCACACTGAGGAATTTCCTTCAAGATTTCAGAGCAGGTGCTTGCACATTTCTCTGCAGCTCCATTCAGGGGATCTCAGAGACATAGGGTTCCATATTGGAAGTTCAGACACTGTGGCAGTCATGTAGGAGGAAGTCTCTGGAGACTGGAAAGATGTTACCTTCCCTATGCCATTATAGAGGAACAAAGATGTCAAGTGATTTGCTCTAGTCACCCAACTTCAGTGTATACCCATCCTGAGTCATGTCAAGGGATGAGGGGGCCACTGAAGTGGTAGCCATTGAAGCAGCAGAATCTAACAGGGCAGTTTTCAATTTCTCTCACTTAGTCCTTTAAATTGTCCTATGGACTCTGTTCTCAAATTATGAATAATAGCCCCCTATGTCCTTCATCCTTTCAAGGACCCCTTTATCTTCAAAAGACCGGACTTGAGTCTTAAGTCATGCTCTACATTGGTTCAAAGTGGTTTGTAGTTGGTGTGTCCATGAGTATTCTATTGTTGCAACAAACACAAGAGCTATCAGCCAAAAATATTCATGACTTCAATTGACCTTGACAATCAGCTGACACTGATTACACCACTGTATCCAAAGTCAACATCATCCCACCAAATGAAGAGACATTTTGAGTCATCTCTTCTTTTGCTCTCTATTTTCAATTTCCtgtaggtctgtgtgtgtgtcctagaaaGCATTCTTTTgactttaattaatttaattccaCAAAGAGGACATAAAGGGTCTTTTCTAATGTTACACTACCTGGGTCCCTTCACATCATGGTGTGCTCTTCCTAGTCCTCTGCTGTATGACTCTATATTGTTCCATAGGAGACCAGTACTCTGTAGTATTGTGTTCTCTCTGTCACAGTTTACCAATGGACTTCCCAGGAATTGATATATTTCTAGACTTCTACCGTTTTGTAAGTGTTGCAGCTGTGTTAATGGGAACATGTACAAGAGGTTAGGACCCCTTTCTGTAGCCTAGAGTCACCAAAATCTGTGCCCCAAaatgcaccctcacacagataaacCATTAAATGTCTCAGGCCACTCACCCCACTGACAGCACCACTGAATTCGTCTCCTGGGCCAGGAAGCCGCACAGGTTGTGGTAACTGTCTGTAAGAGGAAGCCAAGTGTTAAGCAGTGTGACAAGAGCCCAGCACTTCCCACTACAGTCCCAGAAACAGCAGCTGTCATGATAGATATGATAATAAGGTCCTCTCTATGTCCCTATTCTTGATTCCTCTGAAGTGATCTTGCCAGCTCTGTGAGGACAAGGCCAGACATCATTTCCAAACCTCTGAATATCAAGATTTAGTTGGAACTTATGGTTCACTTTCTATAGCATTGAATTTTATACAGGATGGGTAAACTAGGGACTTAGACTGCTTGGGGATCTGAAATGAACATCACTAAGGCTACTTGTGTTTGCAGAACCAGCCCTGGAGTGTtaatagactcatatatttgcattCATGAGGAGGTAAATGATGACCAGATGAGATGTTTATATGAGTAGACAGTCCCATTAAGATTAGTGCACAGTTGATCACATCCAGTTTGGGGCACAGAACCTGTCTGATGTCGGGACAGGGGTCTGGCTCTTACTATCATATCTCAGGAGCACCTCTGGGGAGGAAATTCAGTtaccaaaatttattttttctattttcttttttttttttttttggtttttcgagacagggtttctctgtgtagctttgcgcctttcctgggactcacttggtagccaggctggctcgactcacagagatccgctggcttgcctccgagtgctgggattaaaggcgtgcgccaccaccgcccggcttattttttctattttcttaatgaatatccctgaagattttttttatctcattttagttttattttatttgttacatTGTTGCTTAATTGGTTAGTTGGTTTAGTTTTTATGTGTCCATGTCATTACTCTATAACCCAGGTAGATCCCAAATTTCTGATCCCTTTGCCTTGATTCCTAGGTACTGGATTAGCAGAGTGTAATATCTCCTGTCCAGACAAGTACTGGGATTTTCCAAGTTAAGCCAGTCAGAGATTTGCTAGGTAGGTATGTGCACCATGGGCGTTGTAGATGTCCTCAGTAACTTTAAATGGCATTTTAATGAAGCCTAGAGCCACCTAAGAAAAAAGTCTCCAACTGAAGGATTGCCCAAATCAAAtttgcctgtgagcatgtctgtggggaattttcttgtttcttaattAGTATAAGGAGCTAGCCCACTGTAGGCAGAGTCATTCcctaggtaggtggtcctggatggcataaaaaagctagctaagcatgaatCTGAGACTAAGTTAACAGGCAATACTCAACTATGACTTATGtttggttcctgccctgacttccctcaatgatggagtgTAAcctgaaagatgaaataaaccctttctttgcCTAAGTCACTTTTGGTTATGTGTTTGTCATAGGAGCAGAGTGAAGCTTGCTTCTATGGACAGACATGCTATGCTTCTCCACTGCTAATGGACAGGTGGGAAAGGGCAtaggggtgctgtgggatggtctttctgtacgctgtgaatatatgttgctaccattggttaataaggaagctgctctggcctatggcaagacaggttatagccaggtgggaaatccaaagaaagagacagggagaagaaggatggagtcagggagatgccatccagccacccaaggagcaagatgccagtagACTGGTAATGCTATGGCCACATGGCaagacataaattaatagaaatg
Coding sequences within:
- the LOC114686386 gene encoding arylacetamide deacetylase-like 4; this translates as MTVLWLVLLVSLSTFYLGVFIWAVIQHFLTVEIPSSLEHPVKFRFLHCAMLYLIAMGNILEKLRICSMIKFIQIFQDLIVIKKNYNLVVTNMHFGEIPVRLFQPKAVSSKLLRGIIFYHGGGAICGSLDSYHNLCGFLAQETNSVVLSVGYRKLPDHHHPSVTEDCVNASIHFMKGLTTYGVDPSRVVVCGESIGGGVVTIVTQALLSLPSLPQICAQVLITPITQVINFQLPSYQQNQNVPFLTKDIIRMALCKYLDIDLSWKDAVFNGTCIPLDTWKKYRKWLSSDNIPRRFKSKSLLPEFSGPFNEAAYLETKQVLDPEISPLLVDDKVIAQLPQAFLVSCENDPLRDDALLYKKRLEDQGVPVTWYHVEDGFHGCILFFDKHPFSFPCSMKTVNAVITYIKGI